The DNA window CTTAGTTAGTTTACGACTTTGCGTAGTAAACGAGCTTTCCTTGTACTGATCAAAAAGAgatttttgacttgactttccctattttttaaaaacaaagtaacAAACTATAGTGAGCATAAGTGATGCagataatgaatgaatatgtAAAAcactcaatttaaaataaaaatgactacATTGTCAActtaccgtgtttttccatgcataatgcgcccccgtgcataatacgcaccctaaaaatggcatgtcgatgctggaaaaaagcctgtacccatgtatagtacgcacccaaattttgactcttacttaagtctgtaaacgtaaaattatttcagaaaaaagatcatctttgggaacaaccggatgttattctgccggtcagtatcactgcgcgtgcggtagcaaactcgatagcgaagaaatgtttcggatttgtgtagggtacattgtgacagcaaacgagcaggtgatcgagcaagtgtctgatacgagagcattgtgttcgtatggagcgtgtttgaagtgaacagcagagaagaaaggaacaaggcaaagtgttgtgaaataaaatattacctgtaatacgcattttgttatttgctgattgaaactgctaattaaactgtgaattgaaactaataggtagagaactgaactctcgctctttatatagctaacgtgtcttgcgcatccggtctgcgcatactgtcatggcggcctccgtatgatatccggtctgcgatggagattaaaaaacaaacaatatttgacaataacacaccatcaaggattgcaccatcgcatcaaacgatgtgtcgtcaattatgaattttactgactaagtgtgttgggcaggatggctgaatgcgatgcgcgattgacaacaaacaagaagaaaggtgtgatttcaagttttatttcgagggagattttcttcaaaaattgttgtacccatgcataatgcacaccccagattttaggacaataaattagttaaattttgcgcattatgcatggtaAAACACGGTAATCAATACATAATAATATGGTATTGGTGCTGGGAAATTAATCAAAATCTAATTGTGATTTCAGTTTTGCTTTGGACATCATACAATAATTCTAATCATAAAAACATTCtaatcaaagaaaaacaatacatGTGCCACAGTGTGGATTTTAAAGTTCCTGCACTGTGAAAGCACCCTGAATGCACCATGTTGCTCGAGCAGCAAGCGTGCGATGTGTGTTATTCCGCATGTTTCACCATACACAACGTAATATTGCATCCAAAGGATGAAATCAACATTCACGGCCAATCAACATTCACTGGGCCGTGAGGTCACGTGTTGTCGAGTAGCATTGATCTGAGAGCTGTGGAGATAAAGCTGCAGGGGTGAAACTAAATCCCTCAAAAGTGCACAGTGTTGGATAACAAATCCTTTGGGGTTGCTAATGTGAttgcgtgtgcatgtgatataagaatacattttaatcatttatgATGCtctacttatttatttttttgataataacaataatacatATTTTGTTTCTAATTGCTTTTGAGTAGTGTTTCAAGGTCAAAAAGAAGGACTTATTTTTAGACGTGAATTGTTTGGGTTTGACCAGCGTTCTGTTGCTAATACGTTAACGCACGCTGTACGGAAACTGAATGTGAAATAACAAGTATCAAAaatcttttgaaaaattacaaaaaaaatcgcaACTTAAATCCACAAAATTTGAGAACGGTCCGTTGATGTTTTGTGCTCAATGTTAATATTCTTTTAGTATAAACTGTAGTTCATGTATCCGCTAATTTTATACTCCAACCTATGAATAGTTTgaacattcacaaaaaaaaaaaaaacaatgaaattgGCTGAGATGGACtaataaacattttgagtTGTTCAATATGTGTATAATCAAATTTAAAGCTAGGTGGGACAGAGAACAAAAAAGCAAGTGGCACAGATTCGGTGGAATTGGCCagacaatataaaaatataaaatagcgTAACacaatatatgtatgtatgaataTATTGTATGTACATTTCTATATTGATTAAAGCAATTCAGATGTGCTCTATCAGAACTCTGTATCAGCACCATACTTAGAATCAAAGACTTGGACTTGGTGCCACAAAACTGTGTGATTGAACATCCTTAAAATATCGTTTTTCTAGAAAACAAAACCCTGAATAATCTATTATTCTGAAATgcttatatttttatttttaaaaaatatacattatttGTTGTGCAGCATGGTGGTACACTGcttagcatgtccgcctcacagttcagagggtgcgggtttgattcctcccccagccctccctgtgtggagtttgcatgttttccccgTGCCTGAGTGGGTTTTTTCCAGGTcttccagtttcctcccacatcccaaaaacatgcctgataggccgattgagcactccaaattgcccctaagtgtgagtgcagatggttgttcgtctctctgtgccctgcgattggctggcaaccagttcagggtgtcccctgcctactgcccgatgacagctgggataggctccagcatgcccgcgacccctgtggggactagcggtacagataatggatggatggacattttAACTTACATAGTGCTGTTTTACTGTGCACTAGTGATGATTTTAAACTATTCATAACATGTTTTgacattattataatttttaatGGAAATTGCTTGACAATATTTTACATCCTCATTATGAAACAGATATTCTGGATctatattttctttccttaaTCACATTTTGAGCTGTGCATCTTTTACAAAACGTATgtatgaaacaaacaaatgaattgaATGACTTGATTTGAGCTCTTCTTGGATGTTGTGACTGACTTGTGCAAAAGTccctaatgttgtggccatTTTACtgcatcgcaaagagccattACATTCTTTTATGGATTTCCGCTCAAGTGTAGCCCCGTGGTGATGATGTCTGCATCCCACTCACACTCGTGTGTTTCATGCATCATCACAATCACTTCCCAGCATCAGCCTGCGTGTACAAAGGCGCCAATCAGGATCAGGGCGTGGGCCTCCACAGCACCGCAAGGCCACAGCAGGCAACAACACCACACTAGAAAGCATATCCACCACCTCTAACATACAAAATGCGCCATTTTACCGCATGTTGCATTGGATTGACGCGCAAGCCTGCAGGCAGAAAacttcccctccctccccccgcGCCACGCAGCATCCAGCGCAATTTCTTACCTGCAGCCCGGGGGAGAGAGGGAGTGGAACGTGTTGAGGGAGAACATCTCAGCCCGGTCCGCCATCTTCTCTGACTCGAGAGCCCACTATATCGTGGAGACGATAACGGAAGGGAAACGGCAGTCCATCCACGGCAAGGGCGTTCGTAGGGGCTTTATTTCTCCTttttgccccccaccccaccccactcTCTCCGTCTTGTTCAGTCGTGGATGTTGCGCGTGCAGCAGGAGACGAGCATCCACGCAGAgggcagggagggaggaaggggagCTCCGTCTCGGTTTAAATAATCTGCATGGGAACAAAGGACAGTATTCCGAATTATGATCCAATATGTCAGACAAGGTGTCTCCGCTGTGTGGCGAGGATGACGATGACGAGGGTGGAGAGGTTGAAGATGCTGCGGGTGACACACGACGGAAGCTCGCAAGCAGCAGTGCGGAGACGGGCGGGGGGCAGGATGGGGGACGGATAGCGTCATTTAAACCGAGTGGGATGCACGCAGGGAGTGGAGGGATAGTCCACAAGCAGTGACGTCACCGAAGGAAAAAAGCCtcgattttaaaaaaatcatagctGAATGTTATTTCCAACATGCagtccaaagaaaaaaaatatttattattattatttgtcattattatttaaaaaataataagtaTTGTTTCACGTGAAATGCAGCAATCTCTATCATTGGTTCCATCAACATCCCTAGTAGTAGCAGTAAGAAGTCAGAAATGACCACCAAATAGCAATGTTGACATTATGAATTAcagttaaaattattttacattcaTGTTTAAATTGCAGGGCGGCAGTGCACTGGTGAGCACGTCCagctcacagttcagaggtgcaggGATAGATTCCGACttcggccttcctgtgtggagtttgcatgtcctCCCCTTCACCCCCCTGCATTTCTTCCCAGTACTCTGTTTAAATTACtttaaaagtttaaattaaattgaatgtTTAAATTAATTGTGGTTCAAATTACTTCACAGATTactcaaaaatgtcatttaatctTTATTAAAACACTTGCACTGAGTTGTCGTTGCAGCAACTCGCGTCCTCTCGCGTTTAATACATAAAACAAGTCAAGtctaatttatttattggtaCTTGCCACAATGTAAGCAGGTTCGATTAAGAGACTGTGTTGGGTGGTCTTGTGCAGAACATGACACCagcatttcacaaaattgcaattttattGCCATTCAACTCCCTGACAtgggaataaaaaatattcatatcaTTACACAGCGGCAAGGCAAAATATGTGACAATTTGTGTACGGAAATATTTGCCACTTCCCGTCACCTATGTTAAATTTCGagcttttttatatattactTTAATGGAGGCATTCGGAAGGATGTTGTGCGGGGAATAACATCCAGTCAGCCATGATCCAATCAGAATGTTTATTTCCATCGCCACGTTGGAATGTTGACTTCAAACGACTTTCTCTGCAATTTCGAAGGGACCCAGTGTGACATCACCTCTCCATTCATAAACTGAAAATAGAATCGGTGTATCACATATCAATATCAAACACTTCCAAGTCAAACTGAAATACATACCTTGATCTGATTTCACTGAACGGCTCTTTCTTCCACCCTGTGTACTGCTACTAGTTGAGCTGGTTACGGTCCAAGTAGTGCTTGCGCCACTTTGTCCGGGACCAGTGGGGTTCCAAGTAACAGTTTGTTTGTCTGGTTCGTCTTTGCCTCTTCCAGTCTTTTGCCAGGTGCCCGTTCCAGGGGTTCCTCCACCAATCCTAGTGACAGTAGCCCAGGAAGTGCCTGTGTTGGTACTTCCAGTGAAGCCAGTGGTCCAGGTTTGTTCCCTTGGTTGATTTCCTCCACCGCCACCGTCATTGCCACCGCCACTTCCACTACTTCCGCCGCCACCTGTTTGAGAGCCGCCTCCACGACCGGTGGTCCAGCCGCCTCCTGTTTGAGAGCCGCCTCCACCACCGGTGGTCCAGCCAATGCCTCCTGTTTGAGACTCGCCTCCTGTTTGAGAGCCGCCTCCACGACCAGTGGTCCAGCCGCCTCCTGTTTGAGAGCTGCCTCCACCACCGGTGGTGGTCCAGCCGCCTCCTGTTCGAGAGCCGCCTCCACCACCGGTGGTCCAGCCAATGCCTCCAGTTTGAGAGTCGCCTCCTGTTCGAGAGCCGCCTCCACCACCGGTGGTCCAGCCGCCTCCTGTTCGAGAGCCACCTCCTGTTTCAGAGCCGCCTCCACCACCGGTGGTCCAGCCAATGCCTCCTGTTTGAGAACCGCCTCCACCACCGGTGGTCCAGCCAATGCCTCCAGTTTGAGAGTCGCCTCCTGTTCGAGAGCCGCCTCCACCACCGGTGGTCCAGCCGCCTCCTGTTCGAGAGCCACCTCCTGTTTCAGAGCCGCCTCCACCACCGGTGGTCCAGCCAATGCCTCCTGTTTGAGAACCGCCTCCACCACCGGTGGTCCAGCCAATGCCTCCAGTTTGAGAGTCGCCTCCTGTTCGAGAGCCGCCTCCACCACCGGTGGTCCAGCCGCCTCCTGTTCGAGAGCCACCTCCTGTTTCAGAGCCGCCTCCACCACTGGTGGTCCAGCCAATGCCTCCTGTTTGAGAACCGCCTCCACCACCGGTGGTCCAGTCAATGCCTCCAGTTTGAGAGTCGCCTCCTGTTCGAGAGCCGCCTCCACCACCGGTGGTCCAGCCAATGCCTCCAGTTTGAGAGTCGCCTCCTGTTCGAGAGCCGCCTCCACCACTGGTGGTCCAGCCGGCTCCTGTTTGAGAGCCGCTTCCACCACCGGTGGTCCAGCCAATGCCTCCTGTTTGAGGGTCGCCTCCTGTTTGAGAGCCGCCTCCACCACCGGTGGTCCAGCCGCCTCCTGTTCGAGAGCCACCTCCTGTTTGAGAGCCGCCTCCACCACCGGTGGTCCAGCCAATGCCTCCTGTTTGAGGGTCGCCTCCTGTTTGAGAGCCGCCTCCACCACCGGTGGTCCAGCCGCCTCCTGTTCGAGAGCCACCTCCTGTTTGAGAGCCGCCTCCACCACCGGTGGTCCAGCCAATGCCTCCTGTTTGAGAGCCACCTCCTGTTTGAGAGCCGCCTCCACCACCGGTGGTCCAGCCGCCTCCTGTTTGAGAGCTGCCTCCACCACCGGTGGTCCAGCCAATGCCTCCAGTTTGAGAGTCGCCTCCTGTTCGAGAGCCACCTCCTGTTTCAGAGCCGCCTCCACCACCGGTGGTCCAGCCAATGCCTCCTGTTTGAGAGCCGCCTCCTGTTCGAGAGCCGCCTCCACCACCGGTGGTCCAGCCGCCTCCTGTTCGAGAGCCACCACCTGTTTGAGAGCCGCCTCCACCACCGATGGTCCAGCCAATGCCTCCTGTTTGAGAGTCGCCTCCTCCGCCGAGGTTATTTTGACTGCCCTTATGAAGGTCACCAGGGTTCCAAGGGTTGCCTGGTTGTTGATTTCCACCAAGGGCATTACAGGAGGAGCATGCTGAATCCACGCCACTGGCCTCCCTCCAGCTGCACCAGGAAATAAAAGCAGTCAATGAGTGAGAATAGTatggaaaatatttctttcagTAGTTCCATTCTTCAAGTGAAATTCACACATTTCGCCCTGTTCATTCACAATGAATGATATTATTTCTTTGAAACATAATAATTGTAGTTTACAGCTTCCTAAAATGCGCAATTCACCAtctcatgaaatgaaaatagtcACATTAAACACCCACTATTTGCTGAGTTAAGTTTACTGCCACCATTCTGTACTtctattgctttttttaagttgCGTAACTTGTATCTCAAGACACGACTGTACTGTATCTTTGACACCGCTTACTACTTTCCTGTTAATCAGGACTTTGGTGTCATCTTGTGGCCTTCTAGagtgatacaaaaaaatgggaaTATGGTGAATTGATGAGGTCTTCAGCTTTGAGCTGAGGATTTCCAGGtttccacaaaaaaatatgaatacagTACAGTGAACCCCCACTTTTCAAGGAAACCAGGGAATATTTTATGGattaaattattcatttacctatttgaaattattgttatttattattattgtttatggaatttattaatgtattgtttattaatttattttttattaattattatttacgGAATTGTTGAAACATTTATGAGAAATTTCTACACTAGAAAATTTTAACTATAATTTAACATGACTATAATTTCGATATAATTTAATCTAAATTACGAAAAGGCACCTGTTTGACGGTGTCTTCCTCTCTCATCACTCACCCGTTCTGTATGTGGGAGCAGGCCCTGTGTTCAGGATCAATGTCGTGGCCGTTCGACGTGGCTCTCAAGTGGCAGGTAATGTAAAGCTGTCGGAAGCATCGATGGATGTTTAGTTCCGCCTCTAAAAATCCAGTAGCGCTGTTTTGAAGAGGCGCTAACCATGCCGCTGTCTGCACCCTGGAACCTGAATGCCTCAAACTGGAACTGGAGCATGTTCTCTGTTGTTCGTTGCATGAACCTGGACTCTGCGCCTGTGATCCTCGCGTCAATTAAACACCTGCGTGCAAGCGAAGCTGAGTCAAGAGGAAATTACAGTCCCCTGAGTTCAAGAGGTTAAGGGGTAGGGTTCTTGAATGATGACTGGTATGTTTAATTTGTGTCTTTGGGTTGCAAGTATTATGGTTCCTCACCCCTGTTCAAGGAAGGTATATCTGGGGCTGGAATTCATATCGGGCGAGAGGGTAGCCGTGCAGCTTTCCACAAAAACGCGTAGGGGCACGTGGTGGTACTGCCTGACGGAGGCCTCGATACGGATCATGTCTCCCAGGTAGTACTGGTAACGAGGCCTCTCGTACATCCAGTCGTCTGTGAGGGGTGATCAAATTAGGTCAACGTGTCGAAAGCCGACAGGGTAatggaaaaggaaaacagaTGCGGTACTCACCGGTCCTCAGGGTAAGAGTGAAGTATAAGAACTCCTCTGCAACCCTGACTGCAGAGAATGGTATCCATTGTGGGTCGAGTGGGAGGCTGCTCACGTTGTGGTGCCTGAAGGTTTAAACAGGGGGTCAAAGCTGGGATAGGACTacgacttttgtttgtttaaaaatgaccCATTTTGGAGTTGTTTTGCTGTGTTGCACTTTGTAGTTggttgaaatgtttgtttcttaGATAGAGTTATtgtgcaacaaaatattttcaggaTGATGGTGGCAAAACAGTCGAAGGGTTCTGGGTCCAATTGCTTAGTTGGGTTCTTTCCGGGTAGCCAAACGTCTTTCACGTCCCCCAAAACCATACAgtttatgtttttgaaaacTATGCTTTGTGTAAATATAAGTGTAAAGGCTTGTTTGTCTACGTCTGTCCTGGTTTTACCATACCTCCAACTCACAGTCAGCTGGAGAAACGAAAGCAAAGAGCAACATTTTGGAACATGCCTGAATAAAAGGTGCAATTCTGCACTTCATTATTTACGCTCACATTGAAACACAGTTTTGATTGTTTCCATCTTTCCATCATTCCCCCTGTGAATGATGCCAGGATTTCCccaagaaaataatgtatcACCTTGGGTAGTGACATTCCACAATCACGGCAGCTTCGTTGGTCCTCACAACAGGGGATTCACCCAGCCTTGTGGGGTTATAGTTGAGAGAAAAAGTGTAGATGAGAGCATCATCTGTCGTCTGCAGAAGGGGCACAAAAGTGAGacaatgtaccgtaattttcggactataagtcgctcctgagtataagtcgcccccccacccaaactatgaaaaataaacgcgacttatagtccgaaaattacggtagtattGAAAGGAAGGACGCTTGTTTGGCTTACTCGCGAAATGCTGCCGCAGTCTTGCAGCTCAGGCTGGAATATCAGCACATGGGCTTGAGTGTCCTCAGCCACTGGGCCACAAGGACCCAGCGTCAGGTCAGAGGGCTTGATGAACTGGCCTATTCCAAAAAAGTCCAACTGGACCTCCACGCGCGCTTGCCTCTCTCCGCACTCCACTGATACGGTTGCTGCAGGGACGGGGTGCCTGAGCTCGAAATCGGGCACAGGCGCGACCGGATTCGTGGGCCCTTCAGGGTAGCTCCAGGTGAGCGGCCTCTCAAGTACATGCTTGGCCTGTTGCTGATCATGGGGCACCTGATATCCGACGCAGACGCTGCCGAGCAGGGCCAGTGCCGCAAGGCACGCAGCGGTGTGCTTCATTCTCATGGACCCACAGCAAACAGTGATCCCCACCAGATGCTGTAAGGACAAGAGGCGCGCTTTCCTGTTTTTATAAGCACGCCTTGTATTTGCCTCCCATGACAGCAGATAACGGAGGGTGTCAGCCAATCCAGCTGCGTGGCGCTGCGTTTCGATTGTGATGCTGATCTCTGCTTGGCTTGGAATTGAAATCGTGCCAGTCAGTTGCATAACGCTAGAAAGTGGTCGTAGACAAATCTTGACAAATGATTAAACCAGAACCCAAAGTAGTAATGGGTATGAATAATAATGTACTGAGAAGATGGCGGTCACCAAAAGGTTATGTTGACAGTGGGTTAGGGCCACCTGCCCTCCACAGAACATGCCACACACTGCCTTTTGCCAAAGTACATTTGTGCCAATCGATGTTGAACTCCAGCCCTATAAAGTAAACCCATGAAAGTTAGAAAATGAGAACATCCAAACAGCTTCCCATGTCGTCAGTTTGACATAAAAAGGAAGCACCGTAACAGCGAGAGATCAATTTGGAATTCATTAGCTTTCAGtatcagttttatttttctaaagaaATGTTCAGCAGCACTAGtaatataaaatgaatatttggTGCAACACTTGATCAGTgtgcctagtggtagagtgtccgccctgagactggaaggttgtgggttcaaaccccggccgggtcataccaaagactataaaaatgggacccattgcctccctgcttggcactcagcgttaagggttggaattggggagttagatcgccaaatgattcccgagcgcggcaccgctgctgctcactgctcccctctcccccatcCCCAAtgacacggggatgggttcaatgcagaggacaaatttcaccacacccagatgtgtgtgtgacgatcattgggattttaactttaactttaacaacTGTATTTGTATATTACAATTACAAGGAAAACATTCAGTACAGGAAATACGTAGTGTTACAGTACTCAAATGAGCAGCTTGGATGCTTTGATTTGAAGGAGTCTTTCTTGGAAGAAATCCAGGGTATAAGATTCACCCTTTTAAGACACTATTTAAATTACGTTGATTGGAGAGAGGCCTCAAACAAGCCAATGATAGTGTTTGGGTGGAATTACCCTTTTTAAAGCACACCCACAGCCCTTGTGTGGACAATTGCCCGACAACGGACGGATGGAATGATTGCCAAGTCAGCTGAATTGCATAACTAGTGAATGCTTttgacaacaaataaaaactagCCAAACAGCATTCATACCAAAGTGGGGCATCTAGTGATCGCAGTTATGTCAAAGTGTGATTGAATTCGGAAATATTGTACTCCACAATTCCATCTGTGGCACAATGGGCTTGGAGATAagagtgtttattttgtcaaagCTTGGTGAACGCAGATAGCGTGACCCTTGCAGTCACCGGTCATCCAGACCTGCCGAAGGTTTATATTATGTAATTTCTCAAAAACATGATGGCATTGGATTTATATGTTGAGTGATTGTCCAGGGGGTCGACGCCAAGTGTCATATATTCATGTCTACTAACGATTgtgtcgatttttttcaacctaaATTCAGCATCGTTTGGCTCTCGTTGTGCTATGATGTCAACATGACCCACGCCTTATAAAATCATCCAGTGCGTGCGCGCTGCAACACTAAATGGCCATGAAGTTTGTCGGTCCCCTCGCACTCGACCTGCTGCTGTTCTGTGTAGCCGTGGCTCAAAAGTCCACCATGCAGTGGCCTCAGGTACCCTCCAAACTAGGGGCCTCAGACTTATTTTGTGAGGTGGAGCCACACCAAAAGATACGATGTGGGCCTGTCGGTATCTCGTCTACTGAGCGTAAAGCCATCAACTGCTGCTATGATTCAAACATGCGCTACTACGGCAGACATGGTAGGTCAAATCTCTTCTGTCTGGACTTCCGTTTCCTTGCTAAGTTGCTGTTAATTGCTTTTTCCATGGTTCTATATTTGGCAATTTACCCATTTGCAGATTTTATTGGGGAAAACTTTTGTGGTTTTTGTTATTTGGTTATCTGGTGTCATTGTGGAATGATAGAAGTTGGTGGTCAGTTGAAAGATTATAAACACTATCTTGAGATCTGTAGGACCCGAATTACTAGTTTTTCAGAATTCGAGCTGATTTGAGTATGTGCTTCTCTTCTCCCCATGCACTCACTGGTTACAAGTCCGTCATCAGACTCCATTTGTAAATCACCGACAGGGACAATTAATGATTTTTAAGAGGACTTAATATGGAAATGACTTTTCCATGGCCTGTATCCAAATAGTTGGGTCTCTTGATTAATCTCGATTAATGgtacacaatacacacatCGACACAAGCAGACTTGGAGAGAAGCAACTACTTTAGCTAGAATGACGTATGCTTTGCTATGATATAAACAAAGTGACCAGCTAAACGTTCAGGCACTTTTTACGACTTTATTTCCAGGCCTTTCTACTGGAATACACCAGAAAGTCCACAACAAGATCTCATCAACATCTCGCAATTTCTTGGTCGTATTTTGAGATTATCATGGTTATCCATCCCGACTTGTCGCGTCAGGTGACGTTTGTCGTCTCTGACGATTGGTGATGACGTCAGATATGTGTCACCACTCGTCGgggaaacattttcaaacactCCGCCTTCAAATTTGATGACAAGGGTGACGCGTTTGAACGATGGCGAGGTGACAGAATGAGACACCTGaattttgagttttgtttttagttacGTATGCATTCATGAAGTCAAGCAGGGCTCTGGGATTTCTGCTGTGTAGATGTGGTATTttattcttaatttttttaagacaACATGTTTGAACCCCTCGAGACTCTGCTGAAATATGAGACTCCAGTTTTAATCAGTAAAACTACAGATAAAAAGAGTACGAAGGTAAGTTTGGCAACGCTAGTTCACGCTAACATTCAATAAATTAGAGGTCGGAAATACTTTCATTAGTGCTCTCAATGAGCAAGACATAAATATCATCGTTGAATAATCACATTTTGAATAATCACATTTCAGATGACTGGTGGTTTCTGccatcaaacaaacaacaataagatatataattaatatatttatttattgacagCGCAGCATCCAAGTGgagcacatctgcctcacagccGACAgattctgggtttgaatctgtGATTAGGTTTTCTCTGAGTACTCCGCTTTCTTCCCACGTTCCAAAATCATGCATGATAGCTTCATTGtacaggattaaaaaaaatatattcaactgaatatatttcatgttttaaagGTTGCcaatttcatttgtatttagttGCGCAATTTGTTTATCACTTCAGGGAGTCTTTGTACCTCATTTTGTGACTCACTGAGCACCTGTCACATCGAATGATTTTTAGAAAGTGCTATACATAAAACTGTTCGTGTAAAcatgacaattaaaaaatgtcaagacaGCActcaaagaaacacaaaatttCCAGGTATTGTAATGTGATATTTTTTACAGGGGGGCCGTCCTTTTAAAGTCAGCAACCAAGCGCATGCCGACTCCCCGGTGCCTCCACCCCCTAAAGTTAAATCCTCTGCAGCTGAAGCCCCAAGGCAACAAAATGATGACATACTTAACCTCATCTTTCCACCCAGGTATACCCGCCCCCTTCCCTGCTTTCCATGTCGTGTCACTTGACTAATTCAGCCTTCCTTAATCTTTCATTGTTTTATCATGCCAGGGAATGGCTGGAGGGAAACCAGCTGTGGGTGCAGCAAGTGTCCAGCGCGCCGTGCACCAGAGCGGACGTGGTGAACCTCGAGGAGCTCCTGGACAGGAAACTGCAGCAACGAAGGGCCATAGAGACGGGAATATGCCCTGTTCGAAGAGAGCTCTATACCCAGTGCTTCGGTAAGGAGGCTCTGCAATCCGGAAGATAAGAACCC is part of the Syngnathus acus chromosome 6, fSynAcu1.2, whole genome shotgun sequence genome and encodes:
- the LOC119124314 gene encoding uncharacterized transmembrane protein DDB_G0289901-like isoform X4, translated to MRMKHTAACLAALALLGSVCVGYQVPHDQQQAKHVLERPLTWSYPEGPTNPVAPVPDFELRHPVPAATVSVECGERQARVEVQLDFFGIGQFIKPSDLTLGPCGPVAEDTQAHVLIFQPELQDCGSISRTTDDALIYTFSLNYNPTRLGESPVVRTNEAAVIVECHYPRHHNVSSLPLDPQWIPFSAVRVAEEFLYFTLTLRTDDWMYERPRYQYYLGDMIRIEASVRQYHHVPLRVFVESCTATLSPDMNSSPRYTFLEQGCLIDARITGAESRFMQRTTENMLQFQFEAFRFQGADSGMLYITCHLRATSNGHDIDPEHRACSHIQNGWREASGVDSACSSCNALGGNQQPGNPWNPGDLHKGSQNNLGGGGDSQTGGIGWTIGGGGGSQTGGGSRTGGGSQTGGIGWTTGGGGGSETGGGSRTGGDSQTGGIGWTTGGGGSSQTGGGWTTGGGGGSQTGGGSQTGGIGWTTGGGGGSQTGGGSQTGGDPQTGGIGWTTGGGGGSQTGGGSRTGGGWTTGGGGGSQTGGGSRTGGDSQTGGIGWTTGGGGGSRTGGDSQTGGIDWTTGGGGGSETGGGSRTGGGWTTGGGGGSRTGGDSQTGGIGWTTGGGGGSQTGGIGWTTGGGGGSETGGGSRTGGGWTTGGGGGSRTGGDSQTGGIGWTTGGGGGSETGGGSRTGGGWTTGGGGGSRTGGDSQTGGIGWTTGGGGGSRTGGGSQTGGESQTGGIGWTTGGGGGSQTGGGWTTGRGGGSQTGGGGSSGSGGGNDGGGGGNQPREQTWTTGFTGSTNTGTSWATVTRIGGGTPGTGTWQKTGRGKDEPDKQTVTWNPTGPGQSGASTTWTVTSSTSSSTQGGRKSRSVKSDQVYEWRGDVTLGPFEIAEKVV
- the LOC119124314 gene encoding uncharacterized transmembrane protein DDB_G0289901-like isoform X24, whose protein sequence is MRMKHTAACLAALALLGSVCVGYQVPHDQQQAKHVLERPLTWSYPEGPTNPVAPVPDFELRHPVPAATVSVECGERQARVEVQLDFFGIGQFIKPSDLTLGPCGPVAEDTQAHVLIFQPELQDCGSISRTTDDALIYTFSLNYNPTRLGESPVVRTNEAAVIVECHYPRHHNVSSLPLDPQWIPFSAVRVAEEFLYFTLTLRTDDWMYERPRYQYYLGDMIRIEASVRQYHHVPLRVFVESCTATLSPDMNSSPRYTFLEQGCLIDARITGAESRFMQRTTENMLQFQFEAFRFQGADSGMLYITCHLRATSNGHDIDPEHRACSHIQNGWREASGVDSACSSCNALGGNQQPGNPWNPGDLHKGSQNNLGGGGDSQTGGIGWTIGGGGGSQTGGGSRTGGGSQTGGIGWTTGGGGGSETGGGSRTGGDSQTGGIGWTTGGGGSSQTGGGWTTGGGGGSQTGGGSQTGGIGWTTGGGGGSQTGGGSQTGGDPQTGGIGWTTGGGGGSQTGGGSRTGGGWTTGGGGGSQTGGGSRTGGDSQTGGIGWTTGGGGGSRTGGDSQTGGIDWTTGGGGGSETGGGSRTGGGWTTGGGGGSRTGGDSQTGGIGWTTGGGGGSQTGGIGWTTGGGGGSETGGGSRTGGGWTTGGGGGSRTGGGSQTGGGWTTGGGGGSRTGGDSQTGGIGWTTGGGGGSRTGGGSQTGGESQTGGIGWTTGGGGGSQTGGGWTTGRGGGSQTGGGGSSGSGGGNDGGGGGNQPREQTWTTGFTGSTNTGTSWATVTRIGGGTPGTGTWQKTGRGKDEPDKQTVTWNPTGPGQSGASTTWTVTSSTSSSTQGGRKSRSVKSDQVYEWRGDVTLGPFEIAEKVV